From Triticum aestivum cultivar Chinese Spring chromosome 4A, IWGSC CS RefSeq v2.1, whole genome shotgun sequence, a single genomic window includes:
- the LOC123085163 gene encoding probable glucan 1,3-alpha-glucosidase, whose amino-acid sequence MDPPPRPRALPLAVPLLLLLLASPAALAWKRDEFRNCNQTPFCKRARTRAPHSLDAPLSLVAGSLAVSPEGSLTAELSHPSRPXXXXXXXXALPPHALRLQIDEDYSANTPPSRRFHVPDVLLPDVDSRALHLSKPKTVGGASTVALSSDLDVVVKHDPFELTVRRAGSGDPVLSFNSHGLFDFEPLQESKPEGETWEEQLRSHTDTRPRGPQSITFDVSFYGADFVYGLPEHGSTSLALRPTRGPGVEESEPYRLFNLDVFEYLHESPFGLYGSIPFMIAHGASASSGFFWLNAAEMQIDVLAPGWDGAASTENGRIDTLWMAEAGVVDAFFFVGSEPKDVIKQYISVTGTPSMPQQFAVAYHQCRWNYRDEEDVAGVDAGFDEHDIPYDVLWLDIEHTDGKRYFTWDRSTFPNPEEMQRKIADKGRKMVTIVDPHMKRDSGYHIHEEATAKGYYVKDASGKDYDGWCWPGSSSYPDMLNPEIRDWWADKFSYQNYKGSTPTLYIWNDMNEPSVFNGPEVTMPRDALHNGDVEHRELHNAYGYYFHMATSDGLLKRGEGKDRPFVLSRAFFAGSQRYGAVWTGDNTADWDHLKSSIPMVLTLGLTGMTFSGADVGGFFGNPEPDLLVRWYQVGAFYPFFRGHAHHDTKRREPWLFGERRTALMREAIHMRYSLLPYYYTLFQEASVTGVPVMRPLWLEFPDDKETYNNGEAFMVGPSILAQGIYEEGQKSVSVYLPGTELWYDLRNGSPYKGSVSHKLQVSEDSIPSFQRSGTIVPRKDRFRRSSTQMVNDPYTLVIALNSSGSAEGELYVDDGKSYDYQQGAFIHRRFVFADNKLTSINIAPDSLGKKVYSIECVIERIIVLGLSSGAKKAIIEPGNQEVEIDLGPISLRSGSKSVAPTVRRPNVRVVDDWTIRIA is encoded by the exons ATGGATCCCCCGCCGCGgccgcgcgccctccccctcgccgtccccctcctcctcctcctgctcgccTCCCCCGCCGCGCTCGCCTGGAAGAGGGACGAGTTCCGCAACTGCAACCAGACCCCCTTCTGCAAGCGCGCCCGCACCCGCGCCCCGCACTCCCTCGACGCGCCGCTCTCCCTCGTCGCCGGCTCCCTCGCCGTCTCCCCCGAGGGCTCCCTCACCGCCGAGCTCTCCCACCCCTCCCGCCC NNNNNNNNNNNNNNNNNNNNNNNCCGCGCTGCCCCCGCACGCCCTCCGCCTCCAGATCGACGAGGACTACTCGGCCAACACCCCGCCCAGCCGCCGCTTCCACGTCCCCGACGTCCTCCTCCCCGACGTCGACTCCCGCGCGCTCCACCTCTCCAAGCCCAAGACCGTCGGCGGCGCCTCCACCGTCGCGCTCTCCTCCGACCTCGACGTCGTCGTCAAGCACGATCCCTTCGAGCTGACCGTCCGCCGAGCTGGCTCGGGCGACCCCGTGCTCTCCTTCAACTCCCACGGCCTCTTCGACTTCGAGCCGCTGCAGGAGTCAAAGCCCGAGGGCGAGACCTGGGAGGAGCAGTTGAGGAGCCACACCGACACGCGCCCCCGCGGCCCGCAGTCGATCACCTTCGACGTCTCCTTCTATGGTGCCGACTTCGTGTATGGCCTCCCCGAGCACGGCTCCACATCGCTCGCCCTCCGTCCCACACGCGGCCCGGGGGTTGAGGAGTCCGAGCCTTACCGCCTCTTCAACCTCGATGTGTTCGAGTATCTCCACGAATCGCCCTTTGGGCTGTATGGGTCGATCCCCTTCATGATTGCACATGGTGCAAGTGCATCTTCAGGATTCTTCTGGCTTAATGCCGCGGAGATGCAGATTGATGTGCTTGCACCAGGGTGGGATGGCGCGGCATCGACGGAGAATGGGAGAATTGACACGCTGTGGATGGCTGAGGCTGGTGTGGTTGATGCATTCTTCTTTGTTGGTTCCGAGCCGAAGGATGTGATCAAGCAGTACATCAGTGTTACAGGTACGCCCTCCATGCCACAGCAGTTTGCAGTGGCATATCACCAGTGCCGGTGGAACTACAGGGACGAGGAGGATGTTGCTGGAGTGGATGCTGGGTTTGATGAGCATGATATTCCATATGACGTGCTCTGGCTCGACATTGAACACACTGATGGCAAGCGATATTTCACATGGGACCGTTCCACATTCCCGAACCCAGAGGAGATGCAGCGGAAGATAGCAGATAAGGGGAGGAAGATGGTAACTATTGTAGACCCACATATGAAGAGGGACAGTGGTTACCACATCCATGAGGAAGCTACTGCCAAAGGTTACTATGTTAAAGATGCAAGCGGGAAGGACTACGATGGGTGGTGCTGGCCTGGGTCATCATCATATCCTGACATGTTGAATCCTGAAATACGGGACTGGTGGGCTGACAAGTTCTCCTATCAAAACTACAAGGGATCAACTCCAACGCTGTACATTTGGAATGACATGAACGAGCCATCAGTCTTCAACGGCCCTGAG GTCACCATGCCTAGGGATGCATTACATAATGGTGATGTTGAACATCGAGAACTGCACAATGCATATGGGTACTACTTTCATATGGCTACATCAGATGGGCTTCTCAAGCGAGGTGAGGGTAAAGACAGGCCCTTTGTTTTGTCAAGGGCCTTCTTTGCTGGAAGTCAACGGTATGGGGCAGTTTGGACCGGTGACAACACTGCAGATTGGGATCACCTTAAATCTTCTATTCCGATGGTTTTAACTCTTGGTCTTACTGGCATGACCTTCTCTG GTGCGGATGTTGGTGGATTCTTTGGCAATCCTGAGCCTGACCTATTGGTGCGTTGGTACCAAGTAGGAGCTTTTTATCCTTTCTTTAGAGGTCATGCTCACCATGACACCAAGAGGCGGGAGCCATGGTTATTTGG AGAGCGAAGAACTGCCCTCATGAGGGAGGCAATACATATGCGGTATTCATTGTTGCCCTACTATTACACTCTGTTCCAAGAGGCTAGTGTAACTGGTGTTCCTGTTATGCGTCCTTTGTGGTTGGAATTTCCTGATGACAAGGAAACATATAATAATGGTGAGGCTTTTATGGTTGGGCCAAGCATTTTGGCCCAAGGAATTTACGAAGAG GGCCAGAAATCAGTGTCGGTTTACCTTCCTGGAACGGAGTTATGGTATGACTTGAGAAATGGATCACCATACAAGGGAAGTGTGTCACACAAGCTGCAAGTTTCAGAAGATAGCATACCAAGCTTCCAAAGGTCAGGCACAATTGTGCCAAGAAAGGATAGATTCAGGCGCAGTTCTACTCAGATGGTGAACGATCCATACACCCTG GTGATAGCCCTCAATAGCTCGGGTTCTGCAGAAGGTGAACTTTATGTGGATGATGGGAAAAGTTATGATTATCAGCAAGGGGCATTCATCCATCGGCGTTTTGTATTTGCAGACAATAAACTAACTTCAATCAATATTGCGCCTGATAGTCTGGGCAAGAAGGTGTATTCAATTGAGTGTGTGATTGAAAGAATTATAGTGCTTGGGTTATCATCGGGAGCAAAGAAGGCTATCATTGAACCTGGGAACCAAGAAGTGGAAATTGATCTGGGACCGATTAGTTTAAGGAGTGGTTCAAAGTCTGTTGCGCCAACAGTCAGGAGGCCCAATGTTCGTGTTGTAGATGATTGGACGATAAGGATCGCATGA